The sequence CTTTAATTTTATTTATACCTATCTTCTTTGACTACACTGTATTTTTCCAAATTCTTCTTTACTTCAAATACAAAGATTCCAattttgattgccttttgcttTCATTCGCAGATTTCATCCAATTCTTCAATACATAACCCAGAAACACAGAATCAGAAGGTACACAAAGATGGAATTAATGGTGATTGAGCAAACCCAGAGCAAGAAGAGGAAGTACAATCATGAACAAGATGACGTGCtgatgatgggtttttcaattgaAGACCAATTGAATCAAGATTTGCTAGAGAAAGTACTTTCATGGCTGCCCACATCAAGTTTCTACCGTTCACGTTCAGTGTGCAAGAGATGGAATTCAGTTGCAGAGTCTGCATCTTTCAGGCTTGCTTGTCAACAAGTCCCCACCAGGGATCCTTGGTTTTTCATGGTTCATAATTCTCACCTTCATCAATCAATTGTCTTTGATACTTCACAATCGAATTGGAAACATCTAAACGACAAGCGCCCGCCGCGTAATCAAGTAATCGGACAACAATCAGGGATTACCACTGATAGCAGCAGAGACAATGATTTCATACCTGTGGCAGCTTCAGGTGGTTTGGTCTGTTTCCGGTCAACAGGTTCCGGTGCATTTCTTGTGTCGAACCCGGTCACCGGTGCTTCTCGAGAGCTTCCTGCAATGCCCGCAACGACGCAGAACCAAAACATTCATGCAATTGCGATGAATTCATCTTCAAAACACTCGTACAGACTAGTACTAGTCTCCGGAGAGCTGCCGAACCTCGCGGTCAGCGTGTATGAATCGGGGAAAGATTGCTGGAATGAAGAGATTAAGCTAAATAGTCAGAAGGCAGAGGGGAAGGCTGCGGAGGGAGGAGACGAGGATGATTCGTCAGAGGCTGCGGGTGGCGGTGGTGGAGATGAAGTGCTGTATTTCCTGAGCAAGACTGGAGATGTGGTGGCAACTAATATGCAGAGAAGTCCGTCGAAGCAGTACTCATCGGTCATAGCAGTTAAAGATGGCGAAGAGATTATTTACTTTCTCAGCTCATCTGGAACCGTCGTGGCGTGCAATCTTGTTAAGGAGACGTTCTTCGAGTACCCGAGGATGTTGCCAGTTTGTTACGAGTACTCTATCGATGTGGTCGAGTGCAGAGGCGAAATGTTGGTAGTTGTCTTGTCAGAATTCCTGGAAACTGCGAGCATCAGAGTGTGGAGATTTTCCGAAGAAGAGAAGGATCGAACCTGGCGTCAGATTGCAGTAACGCCTCCGTCTATGTCGCACGAATTGTATGGCAAGAAGGCGGATATTAACTGTGTGGGTTCTGGAGATGAGAAACTGATGCTATGCGTGAATTCCAGCAAGGTTAGCAGGTACCTGATGTGTGATTTGGAGACGAATGGCTGGACTGAATTGCCAAAGTGTGGCGTGGATGGAAAGCCGAAGGAGTTCATGTCTGCATTCTCTTTCGAGCCTCGAATTGAAGCTCGTGTATAAGAAGAGATGGACTTGGATACTCTGATTATTTTAGAAATTGTGTGGATTGATCTGTGTTTGTAGGTTTCGTTTAACGATCATTAGTTCAGGACTAGTGTGCCGCGGCTATTCTTAATTCTTATTGTTGATCATTGTTGCACATTCATTTATCTATTCAATTACGAAATATTACTTCTGTTTCAGGAAAATGGATACTGTTAGACTTTTTCAGAGCAATGTGCATTTTCTCATATCACAATTTGATAGTACTacttccgtttcaggaaaagtgaacTTTCCTGAATAGAAGGGAGTCCTAAActttcacttttcctgaaacgaggGCAGTACCAAACTTGAAGAAGGAAAGAACAAAACTATAACAGAATTTTTCTAGAAAAGAATTTCTCCTATCATTCCACTAAccaaacatttttttctttttgtacatAATATTCACTGAGATTTGACAGTCATCTAATACTCTCTACACTGATGACTGTCGGAAATATATACTCTTGGCACTAAAACAGCCTGCCTTGTTCTGCAATGTTCAACGAATTATC comes from Papaver somniferum cultivar HN1 unplaced genomic scaffold, ASM357369v1 unplaced-scaffold_158, whole genome shotgun sequence and encodes:
- the LOC113337176 gene encoding F-box only protein 13-like, whose product is MELMVIEQTQSKKRKYNHEQDDVLMMGFSIEDQLNQDLLEKVLSWLPTSSFYRSRSVCKRWNSVAESASFRLACQQVPTRDPWFFMVHNSHLHQSIVFDTSQSNWKHLNDKRPPRNQVIGQQSGITTDSSRDNDFIPVAASGGLVCFRSTGSGAFLVSNPVTGASRELPAMPATTQNQNIHAIAMNSSSKHSYRLVLVSGELPNLAVSVYESGKDCWNEEIKLNSQKAEGKAAEGGDEDDSSEAAGGGGGDEVLYFLSKTGDVVATNMQRSPSKQYSSVIAVKDGEEIIYFLSSSGTVVACNLVKETFFEYPRMLPVCYEYSIDVVECRGEMLVVVLSEFLETASIRVWRFSEEEKDRTWRQIAVTPPSMSHELYGKKADINCVGSGDEKLMLCVNSSKVSRYLMCDLETNGWTELPKCGVDGKPKEFMSAFSFEPRIEARV